Proteins encoded in a region of the Phoenix dactylifera cultivar Barhee BC4 chromosome 3, palm_55x_up_171113_PBpolish2nd_filt_p, whole genome shotgun sequence genome:
- the LOC103723674 gene encoding uncharacterized protein LOC103723674 encodes MSLSPSRPERSDAHVPPDEEVEREAEAREYFQESAPKRHPKPSRSDYSSDALQSSDPHSIPELDKFRDLQKLVSAESHEAAEEYVETEYYKDLDCIDKQHHTTGTGFIGMEKSTGSSFELTPESDAPGCHPSCKGNPATNEWIPSVDMGVPASHKPNGSDA; translated from the exons ATGTCTCTGTCTCCGTCGAGGCCGGAGCGGAGCGACGCTCATGTGCCGCCGGACGAGGAGGTGGAGAGGGAGGCGGAGGCGCGGGAGTACTTCCAAGAGAGCGCCCCCAAGCGCCACCCCAAGCCCTCCCGCAGCGACTACTCCTCCGACGCCCTCCAGTCCTCCGATCCGCATTCCATCCCCGAACTCGACAAATTTCGAGATCTCCAg AAGCTGGTCTCCGCTGAATCCCATGAAGCGGCAGAGGAGTACGTGGAGACAGAGTATTACAAAGATCTCGATTGCATCGATAAGCAGCACCACACG ACTGGGACGGGCTTCATCGGGATGGAAAAATCCACCGGAAGCAGCTTCGAACTGACACCGGAATCTGATGCGCCGGGCTGCCATCCATCTTGCAAGGGAAATCCAGCGACGAATGAATGGATTCCATCTGTTGATATG GGGGTTCCAGCCTCGCACAAGCCTAATGGGAGCGACGCATGA